The genomic stretch CAGCAACGCACGACGGTGTCGCCGTTGCTCCCGGCGGAGTTGCTGAGAGACCGTGCGGTGCTCAGCGGCGTCGTGGGCGGCATTGCGGGCGGCTCCCTGCTGTACAGCATGGCCGCGTGGGTGCCGCTGTGGATGACGGAGCAGGGCGGTCACACGCCGCTGGCGGCGGGACTGGCGCTGCTGCCGATGCTGTTGGGCTGGTCCGTGGGCTCCACCTTCGGCGTGAAGTTGCTGATGCGCGGGGGCATGAGATTGAGCGCGGGCGTGGGCTTCGCGGTGGCGGCGCTGGGGGCCGGGTGGTTGTCATTGGCCGCCGCGCGGGGCTGGGGTGTGCCCGCTGCGCTGGTGGGGCTGGCGGTGCTGGGCCTGGGGCTGGGGCCCGCCGCGAGCACGTCGTTGATTGGACCGCAGTCGCGCGCGCCCTGGCACCACCGGGGCATCGTCACCAGCGCGCTCTACGCCACGCGACTGCTGGGCGGCTCACTGGCGGTGGCGTTGCTCGCGCTGGCCAGCGGGCACTTCGCCTTGCAGTTCGGCATCGCCGCTGGACTCACGGCCGTCGCGGCGCTCGGGTTGGCGCTGCTGGCTCCGGGAAGGACGGAGCCAGCGGCATCGGGGGCGTGACGGCTGGCACGTTCCGCTCAGCCCGTGCCGCCTCCCGGGGCCGGTGCGCGCGCGTGGGGCGGCGTCGGTGCCCGTGCCGGCGCCGGGGCATCTCCGTTCAGCGCATGGGGCCACAGCTTCGCCAGCGCGGAGCGGAGCTCGGCCGCGGTCCGGTAGCGGTCATCGGGGCGTTTCTCCAGCAGCCGCAGCACGACGCGCTCGAAGGGATCCGGCAGTCCCGGCCGCAACGTGCGCGGCGGCACGGGGCGCTCCTGGACGTGCAGGAACATCAGCGGCACGGGCTCCGGGTGGCGGAACGGAAGCTGTCCGGTGAACAGCTCGTAGGCCACCACGCCGAGCGCGTACAAATCCGTGGCGGGTGACACCGCGGGACTTCCCGTCACCTGCTCGGGAGCCATGTACTCCGGCGTGCCGAGCACCGCGCCCTGGGCCGTCGTCCCCATGACGTGCGTGCTCTTGGCGAGTCCGAAGTCCATCAGCTTGAGCACGCCGGTACGGGTGATGAAGAGGTTGGCGGGCTTCACGTCGCGGTGGAGCACGCCCCGGCCGTGCGCGTGCTCCAGCGCCACCGTCGCGTGGGTGAGCCAGCGCAGCGCCTCCGCCAACGTGGCGCGCCGCTCCAGCAACCGCTGACGCAAATCCACGCCGTCCAGCAACTCCACGGTGAGGAAGTGCCGCTCGCCGTCCACGCCCACATCGAAGACACGCAGGATGTTGACGTGCTCCAGCGCCCGGGCGTGCTCTACCTCCTGGCGGAACCGCGCCACCATCGCGGCATCCGCGTGGGGCACCGCGAGGACCTTGAGGGCCACGCGCAGGTCCTGGTGGAGGTCGATGGCCTCGTACACGGTGGAGCTGCCCCCAGCGCCCAGCCAGCGCTCCACGCGGTACCGCTGGGCCACCGTCTGGCCGGGCACCAGGCCTCGCATGACGCTGGAGGCCGCGGGCACCACAATGCCCTGGAGCAGCGTGCCGTGCGGCGACATGGGGGTCACCGGGCGAAGTGTCTCCCCGAGCGACAGGGCCGGAGGTGGCGTCACCGGATGGAACGTCGCGTCGGGAGGGGTTTCCGTCCGAGGCGGGACAGGGGGGAGGCCGGCGCGGGGCGGCGGCTTCACGATGGCCGGCGGCGGGGTCACCCGCAAAAGTGGCTCCGGCGCGGCGTCCCCAAGGTACGCCACGCCGTCTTCGTCGTCGGTCGAGTGCACCTCGGCCTCCCTCGGCTGCTTCGTCGCGTCGTCGCTATCAGGGGTCGAGCAGCGAAACGTGGGACGGTGCCCCCACGCCCTCGATGTCCAGGTGCGGCGTGGGCAGGTTGTACTCGGACGCGGCGCTGGTGGCCTCGACGATGATGGGGCCGGCAATCTCCGGCGGCTCGCCGTGGCACAGCAGGTCCACCACGTGCTCCACCGTCCACTTGCCCAGGCGGCTCACCACCAGACGCGTGCCGTCGTACTGCGCCGTGTCCGACAGGTCCCGGCTCGCGGCCAGCTTGGCCTCCACGGAGTCGCCCAGGTAGCCGCGCGCCAGCGACACCACCCGGTCCAACACGGAGTTCCAGGCCTGCAGGTGCGTGCGGTCCTGCGCCTCGTCCATGATGTCCAGGCCCACCTGGAGTTTCTCCATGCGGTCCAGGAACTGCTGCACCAGCGGCCCGCGGATGATGCGGCCGTGCTGTGGTGCAATCATCTCCACGCCCGGCTCCAGCTTGCGGATGGCCGCCACCGTGCGCTGCAGCGCCGCGTTCACCGGCATGTAGATTTGATGGAAGGCGCGGATGCCCGCCCAGTCGGACTCATCCGCCCAGATGCCCTTGGCGTTGGAGTCCGTGAGCCCGCCGAAGAGGTCTCCGGTGAAGAGCACGCGCGTCTGCGGGTCATAGAGCATGACGGCGCCGCGGAAGTGGCAGAAGGGCGAGGGCACCGGCAGCAACCGGTGGCCCGTGGGCACGCTGAGGCCCTGCGCGAACTTCTCCGTGGGGATGAAGCGGTGGCGCGGCAGGTTCTGGTGGACGATGAGCCGCCAGGTGTCCTCCGAGCACAGCAGCCCGGCCCGGGGCGCGTAGCGCGCGGAGATGATGCTCGCCGACGAGCCCACGTCCGGGTCCTGGTGGTTGATGAACATGGCCGACAGCCGCTCCATGCCACCAATGAGGGACGTCACCTTGGTGTGGATGGTGGAGAAGTCGCTGCTCGATCCCGGGTCGATGAGGAGGTTGAACTCCGTGGGCCGCTGCGTCTTCTTGTCCGTGCCGCGGAAGCGCAGCAGATAGGGGTTGGCGTAGAAGATGTTGCCGGGCTCGCGCTTGCCCACCCAGAACGTCTCGGGGGCAATCTCCACCGGCACGAGGCGGAGGTCGGAGCTCTGGCTCGGGCTCGGGACTGGGGCAACGGTGCTGCTCATGGGCGCGGCGTTCCTTCCCTTTCGGGTGTATGCCCGTCCCCATAGCAAGCGCTGCGCCGTGGCCTTCTCTCCCCTGGGGCACGTGTCCGCGGGCGGGGATGGGGCGCAATTCCTGCGCGCGGGTGGGGTGGGGCGCAGCCCTTGCGCCCTGGGTGTCTGAGCGCGTGCGCCGCGGCGGGAGGCATGGCAGGCTTGGGGCTCTCACCTTCGAATCGTTGATGCCCGACCCGTCCGTCTTCGCCACCTGGGGCCTCCCGGGGCTGTTCCTCATCGCGATGCTCGCGGGCTCCGTGGTGCCAGTGCCGTCGGAGGCGCTGCTGGCCGCGCTCGTCTACGGCGGGACGGCGCCCGTCACCGCCATCGGAGTGGCCACCACGGGCAACGTGCTGGGCGCGCTGTCGCTCTATGTGCTGGGCCGGTGGGTGGCGGGCGGTGGTGGTGGCGCCTTGGGGCGCTGGTACGCGCGGCGCCGTGAGAAGGAGGGGCCTCGCATGCAGCGCGTGGAGGCCTGGACACGGAAGTGGGGCGCGCCCGCGCTCGTCATGTCCTGGCTGCCCGTGGTGGGTGACGCCTTCGTCATCGCCGGCGGCATGCTGGGGGTTCGCCCGCTGCCCTTCGTCTTCTTCGTCACGCTCGGCAAGGGCCTTCGTTACCTCGCCGTCGCCCTGTCCGCCGCCGCCGCGCTGTAGGGCCCGTCCCGGACGGTTTCACCGATGTCTCACGCAACGTGTCTGCGTTCCGCTCGATAAAGGAGACGGGTGAGCATCGCATTCCCCGTGAATCGGGTAGCGTGTGGATGTCTCATCCGACCACTCAACAGCTCCTTGTCAGGGGCAGGACCGGACATCATGCGTGACGACGCAACTCCTTCAAGCCATGTGCAGTCGAACTGGCGGCGACATGCCGCCGCGCTGTTGCTGGCGGTGCTCGCGGCGTGTGGTGGCGAGGACTCGGCGCTGGAGTCCGTGGGGCTCGACGGCGCGGAAGTCGGGCAGCGGCAGGACGCGCTGGGCGAGGTCCGACTTCGCCTGGTGGCGGCCAACACGTCCAGCGGCAACGGGCAGGACTACGACCCGGGCCACGGCATCCGCATCTTCCAGGGCACGGACGCTGACGTGGTGATGATTCAGGAGTTCAACTACAAGTCGAACTCCGCGGCGGACCTCCGCGGCTTCGTGGACACGGCGTTCGGCACGCAGTTCCACTACTACCGCGAGGGTGGGGCGCAGATTCCCAACGGCATCATCAGCCGCTACCCCATCATCGCCTCGGGCGAGTGGGATGACCCGTACGTCTCCAACCGCGACTTCGCCTGGGCGCGCATCGACGTGCCGGGCCCGAAGGACCTCTGGGCGGTGAGCGTGCACCTCCTCACCACGAGCAGCGGCAGCCGCAACTCGGAGGCCAGCAGTCTGGTCAGCCGCATCAAGGCCAACATCCCCGCGGGCGACTACCTCGTCATCGGCGGAGACTTGAACACCGGCAGCCGCAACGAGTCCGCTTTCGGCACGCTGTCCCAGGTGGTGCGCACGGCGGGCCCGCACCCGGCGGACAAGAATGGCAACACCAACACCAACGCGGGCCGCAACTCCCCGTATGACCACGTGCTGGTGGACAATGACTTGTTCGCGTACCAGACGCCCGTTGTCATCGGCGGCAGCACCTTCACCAACGGCCTGGTGGTGGATACGCGCGTCTACTCGCCGCTGAGCGACATCGCGCCCGCGCTGTCCGGTGACAGCGGGGCCTCCGGCATGCAGCACATGGCCGTCATCAAGGACTTCATCATCCCGGGCGACAGCTCGCCCGGCAACAATGCCGCCGTCACGGTGACGTCGCCCACCGGCGGTGAGAGCTGGGCGGGCGGGAGCGTGCGCAACATCACCTGGACGTCGACCAGCGTCACGAACGTGAAGCTGGAGTACACGCTCAATGGCAGCACCTGGAGCACCCTGGCCGCCAGCACGGCCGCCTCCGCGGGCAGCTACGCGTGGACGGTGCCGTCCAGCGCCACCACCACCGCGCGCGTCCGCATCAGCGACGCGTCCAACGCCAGCGTCAGCAACACCAGCAACGCGGCCTTCACCATCACCACGGCTCCGGCGGGGGGCACGGGCAATGTCATCATCAACGAGGTGATGGTCAACGAGCCGGGCTCGAACGTCGCGGGCGAGTTCGTGGAGTTGGTGAACACGGGCACCGGGGCGGTGGACCTGAGCGGGTGGACGGTGTCCGACGCGGCCAGCCTGCGTCACACCTTCCCCGGTGGCACCTCGCTGGCGGCGGGCGGCGTCATCGTGGTGTTCGGCGGCGCGGCGGGCATCCCGGCCGGCACGCCCAACGCGGTGTCCGCCTCCACGGGCACCCTGGGCCTGTCCAACAGCGGTGACACCGTCACCGTGAAGACGGCCGCCGGCACGGTGGTGGAGTCCGCGGTGCTGTCCTCCGGTGTGAGTGGAACGGATGGCGTGTCCGCCAACCGCAGCCCGGACCTGGGCGCCACGGCGACCTTCGTGTTGCACACCAGCCTGTCCAGCCTGCAGGCCTCGCCGGGCCGTCGCGTCAACGGCTCGGCGTTCTGAGCCTCCCTGCTTGAAGTGTCGCGGCCCTGCTTCCCGTTCGCGCGGGAAGCGGGGCCGTGTTGTTTCAATGGAGCCTCAGTGGTTCTCCGGCGGCGTGGGTGACAGGGGCACGCGCTCGCGCGTCTCCGCCGACAGCACGGAGGGGCGGATGATGAGGCCTTCGCCGCCGCCCGGGCCTCCGGGCGTGGCCGGGTCCCCGGGGCGCGGCGTGGGCCGGCCGTAGTCGCGCTCGTAGATGCGCAGCAGGGCCAGGAAGAAGGCCACGATGAGGGGCCCCAACAGCAGGCCCACCGTGCCAAACGCGGCCAGGCCTCCGAGCAGCGCGAAGAAGACGATGGCCGCGTGCTGGTGCATGCCGCGCCTGGCCAGCAGCGGCTTCACGATGTTGTCCACCAGCCCCACCACCACCGTGCCCCAGATGGCGAGGAACAGCGCCGCCCACGGGTGGCCGCTGAAGAACATCAGCGCCGCGGCGACCAGCACCACGATGGCGGCGCCCACGGCGGGGATGAGCGCCATGAAGAACGCCACGCCCGCGAAGAACAGCGCCGCGGGGACGCGGGCGATGAGGAAACCGACGAGCGCCGCCGCCGCCTGCACGCCCGCGGTGGCCACCGACGAGACGAGCACCGCCACGGAGACACTGCGGAACTCCCGCAGGATTTCCCCCGTCTGGCCGCGCCGAAGTGGCGAGACGCTCTCCACCCACCTCACCAGCCGCGCGCCCTCCGTCAGCAGGAAGAAGAGGGCGATGAGCATCATCACCGTCTGGAACGCGATGGAGCCCGTCGCCGCCACCGCCCCGGTGACGGCCCGCGCCGCTGTGCCGCCCTGGGTGCTCACCTGCTGTTGTAGCGTCTCGTCGAGCTGGGCCTGCTCCAGGGGGATGCGCTCCAGCAGCCTCTCTACCGGGCCTCGCACGGGGCTGGGAAGCTTGCCAATCAGTCCTTCCATCCCTTCCCGCTGCACCGTGTCGGAGACGAACTTCACGCCGTCCGACACCTCGGTGACGACGAAGGCCGTGAGACCTCCCAGGGGGAGGAGCAGGGCCAGGATGACTCCCGAGACGATGACCCCCGCCGCCAGGTTGTTGTGTCCGCGGAGCTTCCGGCTCAGCCGCGAGTAGAGGCCGTAGAAGGTTCCCGCGAGCACCGCCGCCAGGAAGAAGGCCTTGGCGAACGGGCGGACAACCAGGGCCAGCAGGATGATGGAGAGGATGATGAGGCCAGTGAACACCCGCCGGGCGGTCTGCTCGGTTGCCATACCCGTCAAGGTAGGGCTGCCATCACAGAAGGGTAGG from Myxococcus xanthus encodes the following:
- a CDS encoding AI-2E family transporter, coding for MATEQTARRVFTGLIILSIILLALVVRPFAKAFFLAAVLAGTFYGLYSRLSRKLRGHNNLAAGVIVSGVILALLLPLGGLTAFVVTEVSDGVKFVSDTVQREGMEGLIGKLPSPVRGPVERLLERIPLEQAQLDETLQQQVSTQGGTAARAVTGAVAATGSIAFQTVMMLIALFFLLTEGARLVRWVESVSPLRRGQTGEILREFRSVSVAVLVSSVATAGVQAAAALVGFLIARVPAALFFAGVAFFMALIPAVGAAIVVLVAAALMFFSGHPWAALFLAIWGTVVVGLVDNIVKPLLARRGMHQHAAIVFFALLGGLAAFGTVGLLLGPLIVAFFLALLRIYERDYGRPTPRPGDPATPGGPGGGEGLIIRPSVLSAETRERVPLSPTPPENH
- a CDS encoding YqaA family protein is translated as MPDPSVFATWGLPGLFLIAMLAGSVVPVPSEALLAALVYGGTAPVTAIGVATTGNVLGALSLYVLGRWVAGGGGGALGRWYARRREKEGPRMQRVEAWTRKWGAPALVMSWLPVVGDAFVIAGGMLGVRPLPFVFFVTLGKGLRYLAVALSAAAAL
- a CDS encoding lamin tail domain-containing protein; amino-acid sequence: MRDDATPSSHVQSNWRRHAAALLLAVLAACGGEDSALESVGLDGAEVGQRQDALGEVRLRLVAANTSSGNGQDYDPGHGIRIFQGTDADVVMIQEFNYKSNSAADLRGFVDTAFGTQFHYYREGGAQIPNGIISRYPIIASGEWDDPYVSNRDFAWARIDVPGPKDLWAVSVHLLTTSSGSRNSEASSLVSRIKANIPAGDYLVIGGDLNTGSRNESAFGTLSQVVRTAGPHPADKNGNTNTNAGRNSPYDHVLVDNDLFAYQTPVVIGGSTFTNGLVVDTRVYSPLSDIAPALSGDSGASGMQHMAVIKDFIIPGDSSPGNNAAVTVTSPTGGESWAGGSVRNITWTSTSVTNVKLEYTLNGSTWSTLAASTAASAGSYAWTVPSSATTTARVRISDASNASVSNTSNAAFTITTAPAGGTGNVIINEVMVNEPGSNVAGEFVELVNTGTGAVDLSGWTVSDAASLRHTFPGGTSLAAGGVIVVFGGAAGIPAGTPNAVSASTGTLGLSNSGDTVTVKTAAGTVVESAVLSSGVSGTDGVSANRSPDLGATATFVLHTSLSSLQASPGRRVNGSAF
- a CDS encoding serine/threonine-protein kinase, which codes for MHSTDDEDGVAYLGDAAPEPLLRVTPPPAIVKPPPRAGLPPVPPRTETPPDATFHPVTPPPALSLGETLRPVTPMSPHGTLLQGIVVPAASSVMRGLVPGQTVAQRYRVERWLGAGGSSTVYEAIDLHQDLRVALKVLAVPHADAAMVARFRQEVEHARALEHVNILRVFDVGVDGERHFLTVELLDGVDLRQRLLERRATLAEALRWLTHATVALEHAHGRGVLHRDVKPANLFITRTGVLKLMDFGLAKSTHVMGTTAQGAVLGTPEYMAPEQVTGSPAVSPATDLYALGVVAYELFTGQLPFRHPEPVPLMFLHVQERPVPPRTLRPGLPDPFERVVLRLLEKRPDDRYRTAAELRSALAKLWPHALNGDAPAPARAPTPPHARAPAPGGGTG